The genomic DNA ttctgcttggtgcctgtaagctttgtcccacgcttaagtcggagctagatgagaagaacgccttgattaagtctttgggggaagactaaggtcggggagtctagcccacctattgattgtcatgtttgccctggtttgatctctgatttggataatcttgcggtagagaaagccaacttggagaatgagaatacctatcttagggcgattcttagttgggtttctgctagtgagccacAGTTGGGAATGATGATCAaacagttcaagcgtggtgatgggtttggggtcggttacacatacacgaagtcagactttgaaaagttgtatggtaagatcggcaaggctgctggagctccaaGTGCTTTGAACattgctagcacgagcacacagccttcacttgttgaccccgtggatggtgtgctgaaagaaccacaaaaagcacctccacagaagcaggtttgggttccaaagtcCAATGatctgaggaatcccctcgatacgctccctgctgccacagcccaggttgcccagaagaaagggactgctcctccccgtccgcaggcgaggcctccacctcccaagagagaagtgaggtaccactgtgagttctgtgacagagatggtcacttggaggagttttgcttccggaggaagcgggctgtgaggcgtgagcaggagagacgcaacccagacatgtactctgctcgggtgcagggtcctcctcggcgtggggTTAGgtaagatgctagggcgcgccgtgtaggtggaggacagggagacggtggtggttaccatgctccagcgggtggtcactttgccggttgtgctcctggtcgtcctcagtacggctatggatcacatgaccgaggctttggaggaggttacgatgcaccagctttcctcgcggtggtggtcgtcagtctcgcggtagacgggacaggggacaTGCTTTGGatcttgctaacccttctgtagagcaaatggctcgacactggtttgcttctcactttgctaacctcagtgttgagacatttgctcaccctttgtctcactactgatgtgcaggttggaggcttggagaacaggtggatcatggactccggttgttcgcgccatatgaccgggaatgacaaatggttctctagcctcaccccaacgcgccacaaagaatacatcatatttggggataatggtaagggcaaggtacgtgatgttggcgctgttagagtttctgatcgcttcaccctgagagaggttgctttggtttcgaatcttggctttaatttgctttcggtttcgcaacttcttgatgaggggtttgaagttcgattcaaggagggttgttctcgagttttggattccagaggagacctggtttgccggatcgttcctcgtgaccgagttttcttggtcgatttctctggaactccttttggcccttcttgtttcttgttggctggtccttcttctgatctgtggaagtggcatatgAGACTtagacatttgagctttgacctattgtcgagacttagctcacttgacctaatccgaggattgcccaaattgaagtttgaaaaggaccttgtttgccatccgtgtcgccatgggaagatgattgccgcttctcatccgcctattaatcaggtgatgaccactcaccctggagagttgctacacatggacacggttggtccttctagggtgatgtcagttggtgggaagtggtacgttcttgtgatcgtggacgacttttctcgctattcttgggtttttttaatgagaaccaaggatgaggctttcgagtttgttcgagacttgatcttgaggttgaaaaacgagctaccccaggccatgcgggcgattcgcagtgataatggcacagaattcaaaaacactcgttttgacaccttttgcaatgatcaagggcttgaacaccagtattcttctccatacactccacagcagaatggagttgtagaacggaagaatcggacgctggtggagatggctaggacgatgctcgatgagcataggactactagaaaatactgggctgaggcggttaacaccgcttgttatgtgtccaatcgtattttcttgcgtgctttcatgcacaacacttcttatgagttgcgatttggacgccagccccgtgttgaccatctcagagttttcagtTGCCGGtattttgtgctgaaagaaggaaatcttgataagtttgagtctcgctcgtctgacggcatttttctcggttatgcatctcattctagagcataccgtgtgttgcttattgattctaacatcgtcagagagacttgtgaagtcactttcgacgagactacACCGTGCAgtgcttctgtctttgaagttgcaggagaagatgagctcggcacctccatctttgaagatgatgaggaagaagctgcggagggtgatgctgaggctaccacgcgtgctgtggacccagtcaCCTCCGCCACAAgctcggatgatgatgacggccccgatccgactacatCCACTTCCAaggggccgatcgagcaggtgactcagccttccccagctgcacctgaggaggcaccagctttggttgaggaggaggcgacttcgacaagggaagcaccgcgacacattcagcgtcgtcatccatcTCAACAGATGCTATGTGACCTCAATgagcgagtcacacggtccaaggtaacaagtatcgctggctttgctcattcagcgtttgttgcctcttttgagccaaaagatattggacacgctctttctgattctaattgggtcaatgccatgcatgaggaactcgaaaattttaaaagaaaccaagtttgggttttagtcgagcctccacctgcttgtaatcccatcggaacgaagtgagttttcaaaaacaagcagggtgaggatgggttggttgttcggaacaaggctcgtcttgttgcccaggggttttgccaaaaagaagggattgattttgaggaaacttttgcccttgttgctcgtttggaagtgattcggatttttcttgcatttgcggcttctaagggttttaaagttttccaaatggacgttaaatctgccttcttaaatggtttcatcaaaaaagaggtttatgtgaaacaaccccctggtttcgaaaatcccaagtttccaaaccgtgtttataaacttcagaaagcactttatggtttgaaacaggcacctagagcttggtatgatagactgaaaacatttttgctggctcagggttttaaaatgggatgtgtggataaaactttgttcctcatgcagTCTGGTactgattttctattagttcagatatacgtggatgatattatctttggtggctcttctcacgctcttgtctccaagttttctgagcagatgtccagggagttcgagatgagcataatgggtgagctgcagttcttccttgggctgcagatcaagcaaactcctcagggcacgttcgttCATCAAGCgaagtacaccaaggacttgctgcggaagttcgacatgagtgacttgtctcctcagccaaCTCCAATtagcacatcgacggcgcttgatgaggatttggacggtgaggcggtggaccagaagaagtacaggagcatgatcggctctctcctgtacctgacggcgacgcggccggacattcagttcggcgtcggcctctgtacgcggtatcaggcttcgccgcgcacctcccacaagcaggtggtgaaacgcatcttcaggtatctgaaattcacccctgagtttGGACTTTGGTACTTtgtggattcttctctggttttggtgggcttttctgatgccgatttcggtggatgtcggttggatcgcaagtcaacatccggcacttgtcaatttctcggtacatctttggtgtcttggtcctctcacaagcaggctagcgtagcgctttcctccacagaagctgagtatgttgccgctgctatctgttgctcccagatcctatggatgaaacaaaccttgcaggattatggactgagttatgatagggttcccatctattagcattgcaaagaaccctgtcctacaatccagaaccaaacacatagatatccggttccacttcctgcgagataaccatgagagaggccacatagacttgatccatgtcccttcagagaggcaaaccgcagatatcctaaccaaacctcttgagcaggacacctttgctcgcttgcgaggggagcttggggtttgttaccccttttggtcactgactttttttttgttagctttgtagggtttatttgttcttctcttcgtgttctaggtttggtagttgcattgtgcatatgcattgtacatctCTGCAATTTGCATTgcttcacttgcactagcattcttgtatacattgctatgatcttctagtgcttgctagtgtgagtttataaacgtgatcatgaatagcttgctccattgtgtatatgacttcatctgagttaagctattttgatttgaaagtttgaaaacatggtcaccatgtcttggctactagcatgttagggcgtgtggatatgctttgctatctcattcatgctagtgtagcctttcgttcagcaattcatacttgacatgatctaaaattgataaaattgcttgaattgtgcttgaaatggaatggaaagatccaggtgggattgcttgtcgcactgatcgagctttcgggacggctcactttgcacttgtgagaacccgggcaaggctgtgcatgactgaaacgagtgccttaagcttgtgattgcctttggcataggcttggtctcGGTGCTAAGTAAAGTATGacaagttttcaacccctggcattaaattgcttgatataatgagATTGTAAAATCATTGTTTACAACATGCTTTGGATGttttttggctcacctgtatgagtttgattagcactgtctttcattccctacttgctagtgctagatcaagggtgatgcttttatttctacTAAActggaacttgcctagctctagactgattcgatataccctgttgagctagatgcaggtcttgtttatagATGCACATgtgcttgtgactagttgttgctcatatccttgtatccctgaatgctatcacttacacctccttgattgcattcattgcatagcatatgttcagggggagtctcagtttcagggggagctttaggtctaacccttgatgtgtgcatgtgccaacaagggggagaagttagTGATCGAACAATAGGGAAATTTGTGTGCACAGGGatttgagagtgcatacatgtggtgagagttgcactggtaagggggaaatgcattcagtgggagtttctgctttgtttagctcctggtttttcctcttcttctggcatgactgtgttgagccctgcctctgtctttgaggggtcatgcttgtgtttgatcgattgcgtcaagccgttgcccttgtctgagggaatcgatctttgcttggtcaagtgacttgttcttgcttttttCGAGCTTTTatcacttgttcaagttctctctTAATTCTTTGTTCTTCACTGTTTTTGTTCcaatcttggttcgtttgtggtgtgttgacaaggcactcatcaagggggagattgaggaatgttgagtactctatcctacttgtgatgagtgtattgtcaaccgtgcggtgtgatcgtgcgcttggtctttggattgcaggtacacgggcagttgccgtggaggagctcgagccgggcggcagctgtggcgtccactcctggatcgaggacgcaagcggcgacggaaggtgggtttcttggtttgcgccacaaaaccaaggaggcggacggcggttgaagacgccaagtcgtggaggcacgggcgtcggtctcgggactgacggaggcgacgggcgtcgacggcgtctagggcctcgctgtggGCGAGGAGATGAcgagcgtcgggcggcgtctagggccgtcagaaggccgaggcgggaacggcgtctagggcatggcgtggaggcgggaatcttcccgcgcgtggtgttttggcagttttctcaaaattggccacctacccgggtttcgcggaccctccaaaactgcgaaccggatcttcattgacatggcggcatcgcggagaaggcttcgagtcgaagaaagaaactccgccgtcggatgagatcgtgtacatatttccggttttgcccctacgggcgttttagtgtctagtttgagtctaggggtattttggacccctgcaTGGGCATCTTAAATACCCCtcacccctctcctctctctggtGCGCCAGCCAGAACAGAACGAGCTGCACCACCTCTTCCCTGGCGCCGCCCCCTCTTTCTTCTCCCTGTCTCTCTGCTTCATCTCTCCTCTCTAGGATTAGAGGCATGGATTCTTGAGacttttgtactgagattgtgtgggaaagaaggcccaatcctccttgtgccctccggggttttgaattcgTGTCAATCTCGTACGtttggtgctttgttttggatgaATTCGATTTTCCCTTGTCGATTCTTATGTACATGATGAGGAGTTGTTTCTTGACGATTTTGTGACTCCTTGGGGTGTTCCTAATCCATCTTGCCTAGCCCTAAAACCCTCGGATTCACGAGCTCCTTCGAATTGAAGTTTTggcattcttgagaaaaccccaatcttgcttAGGATTTCGTCGatttctcccaaaccatggagtaattcgTCGATTGCTTCCGTGGATGTGTTCACAAGTCCCTTGTGATCTTGCCTGCAAAATTTagtgagatttggacttgatttggccACTCGATCATCGAGTTCTTGGAAGAACACGGGCTGAAAAACATTTCTGGACAGAGTTCTtctgagcaccggttaaaccgacgcttgtgctcgttggcgtcggttcaaccggtgagtagatTTTTAGTGCGTCAAGGTTTTCTGCTGTTTCGTCAGTTGCACCGGTGTTTAGCTGTTCacaggcatcggttcaaccggcgtgtTGTTTTTCTACTGCAGTTGTGCCTGTTCAACCGGCGTATTGAACTTCGttgacgtcggtttaaccggtgcaccGTTGGATTCGCTTTGCTGCTcctctggacaattgcaccaGCGCTTTGGAGTTGAattcgtcggatcaaccggtgctcttTTGTCCAGTTTGagctctctctggacaactgcactggcgtttaaatttgaatttatcggatcatccggtgatCAACGTcgattgaaccgacgcttcttaaagcctctgcatcggttcaaccggtgttagcttttgtctgctgcaggctctgcacatcggttaaaccgatgtggTGCCTCTAGTgcacgtcggttcaactggtgtgtATACCGTGCGTTGATTCTTGCGCTGCTTTTCGGTGTTTGCTTCTGCGTTGGTTTCCGTTTGTTCCTAGGGTTTTCTTGTGTTGGTGTGGCtcctccatagctactccacgctgtgcctaggactctagggttgggcgTGAACTTTGAGACTAAGCCAATCTTTCCGATTGCAAGAATTTTTAATCGgctcctattcacccccctctggtcgccctttCCGGTCGCTCACTATGTGACATCAGTCcttcattcttttttttatcaAGCATTTATTTCTGCCGAGGACCCGTGCACGATTATGTTAAGCACATTGCGTAATATTTAGAATTCTGCATTCTTTTTACCCTTTTTTTATCTGTTGGACACAGTGTCTTTTCTTGCTAAGGAATAGTTAAATATATAAGACCAGGATATAGTTCATTACATCCATTGATGCCAAACTAGTTTCTGGAGGTAGTAATGAAGCGACACAATAAATCAACACTGATGCCTTTCCTAGATGAGGTTTCACCTATCTCCTATGATGGTGAATTCATCAAGGATATTTTAATAATGCTATGATCCTCATTAGGAGGTCAAAGGACTAAGCTAGTCACCGATCAATACTAGAGATTAATATTTAGGCCTTAGCACATCTAGGGGCTGAATGCAGCGCGATGTCAGCTGGAAGCGCCCATTGACAATGCGCAGCGTCAGCACGTACACGTCACACTCCTGGAATCCATATTTCCCAGCAAACTCCAGCCCATCCACGGGTGACGAACGCCACTCTGTCCTTCCTTTTCTTCATGATTGCTTTTATACCTGCATTTGCAGCACCATAGAAGAGCACAACACGGCCAATTTCTGGCAGGTAGCGCGAGAATGGCACCGAGAAATGCTGCGTGAAATTTAATCTCACATGTAGTTTGTTAGTTTGCCATCCAAAGTAGTAATTTGTGATCGTAATGCATAGGTGCAGATTGACTAGGTTAGATGCTAGCTTACAATGTTGCCGGAGCGGAAGTGGCCCCAAATAAGTTGGCATGCATACATGGGAAATGCAGGTGCCTTGGTAACCCAGACGTCGTGCAGGGTTTGCATCAGAGGGGCACTCATCTCCAGCCGCTGTGCGGCGGCCGTGCGCCTGTGCAAGAATATATTGCATTTCAAGGATGTGGGCTGGCACTACAGACAAAGACATATGGATATGATTGTTATTTTATTGGTTCCTAATATTAGTGtattaaggccctgtttagatctttacctgTAAACcacgtaaacgcaaaaaaaaacgtcacaacgaatgttttgacacatacatggagtagtaaatgaaatctatttacgaaattttttgcatggatgggctgtaaatcgcgagacgaatctaatgagcctaattaatttaggAAAAATTGGTTCTATAGCACTGAAAGATCACGACTTCCGTAAAATACCATTGAAAACGTGAGGCCCTGTAAAATACCACTGAAAGGTTGAAACGTTACCTGAATATAGCATTCCGTTAAATTTGAGCTGCAGGTCTGTTAGCTTGGACATATATACCCCAAACCGTTTTTACACATTAAAACATGCACATCACATCTTGGCGTTCTTTGTCCATCGCTCCGGAAGCATGACGACACCAGCTCCCCGGACTCGGTGTGTTGCAGCTTCAGCGCCACCCCCTGCTTCACCTTGTCGCCCGCGACCACCACGGCACTGTCCCTGACGAGAGCATTGTCGTCGGACTTGAGCCACCGGCCGATCTGTATGTCACCCAGCAGCTCTGGATCACCGAACGCGGCAGCGGCATTGATCATCGTCTGCAGGTCAATCTGGGCCTCCCCCATGAGGTCGTCCTTGGACACCATGTCATGATCGAACACTTGCTGGTTGCATTGTTGTCACGTGAGAGTGAAAGAAAGAATCAAAGAGTTGTTTAATGTGGCATTCTCAGATTTAGGTGCGTCAACAACCTCAAAAATCTAGACATCATCAGATTCAAGATCAAAGCCAAAAAATCACTGTTGCGTAGTACTACTGTGTGATTCATGTGGAGTTTATTAccagcttcagaggtccatatTACCGAGGACACAGAGAGCTTCAGTTCTTCATTCCAGACAGGATTTAGGTTGCCTTTGATTACTGAAGTTTGGGCTTTCTGCACTCAGCAAGGGCATGGTGAAATTCGACAACAAAGAACACGTGTTTATTCTGTTGGAAATATGGCAAACTGACCGAATTTACCTGGTGCCCAAGCGTTAGGACGACATATGGGTCACTGCTTGACATATCCCTGATGGCCAGGTTGGTGCCTCCTATCACCTTGACATTCAATATTCCGATGAATTCGATCATGCCTATCTGCATTAAAAAAAAGAGTTCCTGAACATCCTGAATACTGAATAAGAAAGCGAACATCATGTAATATATATGATATAGTTCTGGGACAGTTTACTGCACTCTTGGGCGTggggacgtggacgcagcacgcaccttgctgccgccgccgcccgagagGCGTGGGCGTGGTTGGGGTTCCGACGTCCTCGCAGCGCCGGAAGCAACAGCTGGTTCCGCGGCGCAGGGTGCGGGAGCGGACGCCGCAGAGGCGCTTGGCGGTGGGCAGCGTGCTGCGTCTGCGGATAGCGTCCTCGtcgctgccgcagcagctggtgaGCGGCAGCCTCGCGCTTAGGtcggcggcgccgtgtgcgcgcCTGTCTGGGcgaggcggaggggcggcgcttgCCTGGGCAggccggaggggcggcgcctGCGCGGGAGGGTGGGCGGGGCGCAGGTGAGGTGGGGCAGCGTCGGTGCGGGGCGCGCCGTCGGTATGAGAGAAACAGGCAGGGGAAGAAGGGATAAGGTTTGGGCCAAGGGTAGAAGAGTCATTTTATATCCATCCTTTGTGCTGAAAATATACGAAAGCAATTCTTTTGTGAAAGAAATCTAACGGAATGCTAAATCTGGGTAACATTTCAACCTTTCAGTGGTATTTTACAGGACCTCACGTTTTCGGTGGTATTTTACGAAAGTCGTGATCTTTCAGTGCTATAGAACCAATTTTCCcattaatttatgatttgcaacagtgatgctacagtaaccatccgctaattatgaattaattagcatcattagattcgtctcacgatttacaacccatctgtgtaaaaagttttgtaaatagacttcatttagtacttcaaattagcaagattcctttgcaaaatttttacacgtaaacaactaaacacggcctaaactTTTGCTGTTAAGGAGATGAACTGAGCACCATTTATGACTCACCAACGTGGTCTTGAGCTGCATTTTCCGGAGAGCCGACTATTTCTGGAGCTCGACCATGACCACCTACAGGCTGCTGTGCGTCCACCTGATTGCCGTAAGCAAGGAACAAGTTCCAGACTAGTGGGCGAGAAGCCAAGGGCCTTAACTCTCCATCTGGTCCCTATAGGTTCATCACAAGTCTATGAGGCTCAACCAGCACAAAGTGACCTATGTCACCCGTGACAATGCGCTCAGATGCTACAAAATCAGACCACCCGTCCATGAAATGGATGCTACCGTCCAACGTGTCAACTCTGACTAGGGTCTCGACCACACTGTCTCCACGCAGTACTACAGAAGGGTGTATCTCTGAAAAGTTGGACGCGCTGAATGCTCTCCACGCAGTACTACGGAAGGGTGTACCTCTGAAAAGTTGGACGCGCTGAATGCTGCAGGAAGTTTCtataaaagaaataaaaaattgaaTGTTATAAATTGCAGTGACTAGTATTATTCCTTATTAATCCTTCTTTTTTTGCATCCAAAGTGTGACGATGTCAGTTACTCTCTTTTTTTGTATTATCCTAACAGGTTTTTATAGTTCTTGTTTTATTTTAGTAATTTATCTCTCTATATATACATTTCTTTTGTATGTATCAAATGGCGGAATGAAATAATTGATTTTACTATCTTTCCCTTTTATTTTAGATGTATTTGCTATATATTTTTAGTGAATATTCTTATCGTATCCTAATCAGACTTGTactttttttacatttttagatGAGTTCACCTTTTGTACTTGAACATGCTCTAGGTTCTTTTGTCTAGATCGGAGGAAGTTTGCTAACGCGAGGGTGAGGGTCCTTGTACATGCTAGTTGTTCACTTAAAATGCTGTGCACAAACATGCCGTTATAGACCACGACGAAGCTGGGCAAGCCGAGGAGAGCTTGTAGCGGCGCTGTTGCAGAGTGAGGTGCTGATGCTTCTGCCTGCAGATGCGAAAATTTCAGTTTTGGGGTTAATGAAGATTGTAGCATGGCAGATCGGTTACTTTTTTTGGCTTCAAAACTTTCCAGCATGTAGGCGTGGCAGAATCTTTTTACCTGATTTGGATCAACATTTGGGGCGTATGGCAACTGGGCATTCCCCTCGAGCGACGCCTTCAGCACAGATTCTAGCAACCCAGATTCTGCCGAGTCATCTCCCTCTTTTTTTATAGCCACGTTGAGGTCGAATGAGCATTGCACAGTAGCGTTGTAGCCTTCCTCGTCCATGGCCTCCATTCAAGAAAAGAAACGTTAATCGCTACTTTTTTAGTCCTTTTTTTCAGAAATGTGTACTATACTTTCCAAACTATGAAAATCCCATCTGAATGTGCAGAGAAAATGCTATAGACAGTTCTTGACTTTTTCTCAACTGTTTCTTGGCTTGGTAATGCGTTGTGAAGTAGATCTGATAGTTCGTACCTTGGAGCTCTCGCCATCAGAGCTGCTTCTTGTTTGTTCGACGATGGATTGAACAAGCTCCTTGGCCACCTCAAGTGCGAGCTCGGGCGTCCTACAGCCCGCCGAGACTAGCTTGAACACTGCTTTCCTCACCGCTTCATCTGCAATCGTCTCCCAGCTGCTGGCAATGGGATGGGCGGGTTCTTTCTTGCGGTTCATCGCCTTTCTCAGCACCCTGGTTTGATGAGACCGGTTTCTTCAGGGTCTTCTTGGCATCCATGGCTTCGAGGTCCTGCACTTCTTTGCAAAAGTGCAGGAAGGAGGAAGGATGGGCGACTATTTGTGTGgtggagggggagggtgccTACTGCAGCTGTGCTCAGGGGATGTTAACTAGAGGACGGAGGAAAGCTGGGTCTGGTTCAGGCTTTGGGAAGCAATGTTGGGTTTTC from Panicum virgatum strain AP13 chromosome 7N, P.virgatum_v5, whole genome shotgun sequence includes the following:
- the LOC120682623 gene encoding uncharacterized protein LOC120682623; the encoded protein is MNRKKEPAHPIASSWETIADEAVRKAVFKLVSAGCRTPELALEVAKELVQSIVEQTRSSSDGESSKAMDEEGYNATVQCSFDLNVAIKKEGDDSAESGLLESVLKASLEGNAQLPYAPNVDPNQAEASAPHSATAPLQALLGLPSFVVVYNGMFVHSIKLPAAFSASNFSEVHPSVVLRGEHSARPTFQRYTLL